A segment of the Staphylococcus ratti genome:
TCGCTTTGTTATCCTGAATAAGACTGTTTAACATCGAAGATTTACCTACGTTCGGTTTACCAACAATAACCGTAGACAACCCTTCTCTCATAATTTTCCCTTGAACGCCTGTATCAAGTAACTTTTGTATGTCTGACTTAATTGCTGTTGCACGTTCTAGTAAAAATTCTGTTGTCGCATCTTCGACATCGTCATATTCTGGATAATCAATATTCACTTCAACTTGAGCCAAAATCTCTAGAATAGACTGGCGCTGTGCCTTAATCATGTCACTTAAACGGCCTTCTATTTGATTTTGAGCAACTTTAGACGCCCGGTCAGTCTTCGCTCTAATAAAATCCATCACAGCTTCTGCTTGTGATAAGTCAATTCGACCATTTAAAAAAGCACGTTTTGTATATTCGCCGGGTTCTGCCATACGTGCGCCATGTGTCATTGTGAGTTCAAGCACACGATTAATTGTAAGTATGCCCCCATGACAATTGATTTCGATTATATCCTCTCGTGTAAACGTTTTAGGTGCACGTAAAACCGAAACCATTACTTCTTCAACCGTTTCATTAGTGACTGGATCAACAATATGACCATAGTTAATTGTATGAGAAGCCACATCTTTTAATTTATACTTTCCTTTATATAGCTTGTCTGCTATTTCTACGGCATCATGCCCCGACAAACGCACGATGCCAATGGCACCTTCGCCCATCGGCGTGGATATACTCGTTATCGTATCTAATTGTTCCATGGCACACGTACCTCCTTTATCATTAATCTCCATTTTAAAATGTTTAATATTGAATTGCGACTTTCCCGCTTTGCCACATGTATTGTTAGACTTCCCAAGCATGCTATTACATACGATTTCAACGCCATAATAATGCAAGAAGTTAGACTTCGGTGTGTCTGACATCACACAAACCGAAGTCTAATAAACTTACTTTATTCGCTTGTTAAAGACCTTAGCTATTTTTAAAACATGTTCTAAACTTTTCTGGATTTCCAATGTAGACATCTCTTTAGCTGGATGTCTTGCGATAATAATAATATCACGTGGCAAGACATCTTCTTTATGAATTTTAAAACATTCTCTTACTCCGCGCTTAATGCGGTTACGTGTTACGGCATTACCAATTTTTTTTGATACACTAATTCCTAATCTAAAATGCTCGGCTTGTTTGTGATGATACGTATAAACGACAAACTGGCGATTTGCAACTGACCTCCCCTTTCGGTAAATCAATTGGAAATCTGCATTCTTTTTAATACGATATGCTTTTTCCATTAACATCACTCGTCTTTCT
Coding sequences within it:
- the mnmE gene encoding tRNA uridine-5-carboxymethylaminomethyl(34) synthesis GTPase MnmE, which codes for MEQLDTITSISTPMGEGAIGIVRLSGHDAVEIADKLYKGKYKLKDVASHTINYGHIVDPVTNETVEEVMVSVLRAPKTFTREDIIEINCHGGILTINRVLELTMTHGARMAEPGEYTKRAFLNGRIDLSQAEAVMDFIRAKTDRASKVAQNQIEGRLSDMIKAQRQSILEILAQVEVNIDYPEYDDVEDATTEFLLERATAIKSDIQKLLDTGVQGKIMREGLSTVIVGKPNVGKSSMLNSLIQDNKAIVTEIAGTTRDVLEEYVNVRGVPLRLVDTAGIRETEDIVERIGVERSRKALSQADLILFVLNYNEALTEEDRKLYEVIKDEDAIVIINKMDLEQRLDIDEVKAMVGDMPVIETSILKQQGIDALELQIRDLFFDGEVQNQDMTYVSNSRHISLLKQAQSAIQDAIDAAEMGVPMDMVQIDLTRTWEILGEIIGESASETLIDQLFSQFCLGK
- the rnpA gene encoding ribonuclease P protein component, with the translated sequence MLMEKAYRIKKNADFQLIYRKGRSVANRQFVVYTYHHKQAEHFRLGISVSKKIGNAVTRNRIKRGVRECFKIHKEDVLPRDIIIIARHPAKEMSTLEIQKSLEHVLKIAKVFNKRIK